A genomic stretch from Dehalococcoidia bacterium includes:
- a CDS encoding thiamine pyrophosphate-dependent enzyme, producing the protein MAPAERIADAHPLDRLLRSDRLPHIWCPGCGLGPIMNCYVQAMLDSSIPLERHVIVSGIGCTGRVPGYVNIDSFHTTHGRAIPFATGLKLGNPDLEVTVFSGDGDLFAIGGNHILHAARRNIDLNVICVNNFNYGMTGGQLGPTTPRGAITSTTPYGNPEEALNLVHLMAALGAVYVARWSALHVRQLERSIARAFEKRGFTFIEVLSPCPVGFGRPNELGEGLDEMRLYRLECVVDDDADLADCAIDLRAHRPLVLGEFVDIERPVYGEWEA; encoded by the coding sequence ATGGCTCCCGCCGAGCGCATCGCGGACGCGCATCCACTCGACCGGCTGCTCCGGTCGGACCGGCTGCCGCACATCTGGTGTCCAGGCTGCGGTCTCGGCCCGATTATGAACTGCTACGTTCAGGCGATGCTCGACTCCTCCATCCCGCTCGAACGGCACGTCATCGTCTCGGGAATCGGCTGCACCGGCAGGGTGCCCGGGTACGTGAACATCGACTCCTTTCACACCACGCACGGCCGCGCCATCCCCTTCGCCACCGGGCTCAAGCTGGGGAATCCCGACCTCGAGGTGACCGTGTTCAGCGGCGACGGCGATCTGTTCGCCATTGGAGGAAACCACATCCTCCACGCGGCGCGGCGGAACATCGACCTCAATGTGATTTGTGTGAACAACTTCAACTACGGGATGACCGGAGGACAGCTCGGCCCCACGACACCCAGGGGCGCCATCACGTCGACGACGCCCTACGGAAATCCTGAGGAGGCTCTCAACCTCGTGCACCTCATGGCGGCCCTGGGAGCCGTGTACGTGGCCCGTTGGTCCGCGCTGCACGTGCGGCAGCTCGAGCGGTCCATCGCGCGGGCCTTCGAGAAGCGTGGGTTCACGTTCATCGAAGTGCTCTCGCCCTGCCCCGTCGGCTTCGGAAGGCCCAACGAGCTCGGTGAGGGTCTCGACGAGATGCGGCTGTACCGGCTGGAGTGTGTCGTGGACGACGACGCCGACCTGGCGGACTGCGCCATCGACCTGCGCGCCCATCGGCCCCTCGTGCTCGGGGAATTCGTGGACATCGAGCGCCCCGTCTACGGCGAGTGGGAGGCCTGA
- a CDS encoding 2-oxoacid:acceptor oxidoreductase family protein produces MRREIRFAGFGGQGIILAGLVTGRAAALHDGREAIVTQSYGPEARGGACSAQVVLDDAPIDYPMVTRPDVLVVMSQEAAQRYTADLADDCAVLIDRDLVELRPQPGWKLYAIPATALAERLGNRMAANVVMLGFFTAVTNLVSREAMEAAVRESVRERFIELNLRAFDAGYRYYREEAAS; encoded by the coding sequence ATGCGTCGGGAGATTCGGTTCGCCGGATTCGGAGGACAGGGCATCATCCTCGCGGGTCTCGTCACCGGACGGGCGGCGGCGCTTCACGACGGGCGCGAGGCCATCGTCACCCAGTCGTACGGCCCCGAAGCGCGGGGAGGCGCTTGTTCCGCTCAGGTCGTCCTCGACGACGCCCCCATTGACTATCCAATGGTCACGCGGCCGGACGTGCTGGTCGTCATGTCGCAAGAGGCGGCGCAGCGGTACACCGCGGACCTGGCCGATGATTGCGCCGTCCTCATCGATCGCGACCTGGTGGAGCTGCGTCCGCAGCCCGGCTGGAAGCTGTACGCCATCCCGGCGACGGCCCTCGCGGAACGCCTCGGCAATCGAATGGCGGCCAACGTCGTGATGCTGGGCTTCTTCACCGCGGTCACGAACCTCGTGAGCCGCGAGGCGATGGAGGCCGCAGTCCGGGAGTCCGTCCGGGAGCGGTTCATCGAACTGAACCTGCGGGCCTTCGATGCAGGGTATCGGTACTACCGCGAGGAGGCCGCGTCGTGA